In the Deinococcus aerolatus genome, one interval contains:
- a CDS encoding ABC transporter substrate-binding protein: protein MTQQAASTQKLQVFSRGLALALSLGLSLASAQSARQSTLVIGGDFSDLITMDPGVSYEFSGSLVAGNLYDTLVIYEGNDLKTLKPRLASSWTVTPTATGSRITFKLRDAKFSTGRPVTSADVIYSLTRVIALKTPSSFLLTDVANITAKSLSAPDAKTVVMDIPKTANPNIVLALLTFNVGGVIDSTEAKAHEVKGDFGTAWLKDHSAGSGPFMLNRWDRSAQVALDVNPNAFRKSPSIKRVILRYMTESAVQQSSLNSGEIDVAWNYTPDAFKAAQNDPKLKALKTDTFMLSYLGMNSAKGMPFEDARVREAVRYAIDQDGMIDSLLQGLGRKTQTIIPIGLAGSDPKIYYPNNVAKAKELMKAAGKADGFSVDFLVSTGSCSGGVPCQDLAAKIQADLAKIGIKANIKQMVNSELYTTYRAQKAPLIQADWSPDYPDADGNGTPLSDYAAKSLAWRNGWDNAAAGKLAQTAAIETNATKRLAQYKQLTALLAKDGPYAILYQPYKPVVLQAGISGFNRNANGDVQFEKISKK, encoded by the coding sequence ATGACCCAGCAGGCTGCTTCCACCCAGAAACTTCAAGTGTTCTCACGGGGCCTCGCGCTGGCCCTTTCTCTGGGGCTGTCATTGGCAAGCGCGCAGAGCGCGCGGCAAAGCACGCTGGTCATCGGCGGCGATTTCTCGGACCTGATTACGATGGATCCGGGGGTGTCTTACGAATTCAGCGGCTCGCTGGTCGCGGGCAACCTGTATGACACGCTGGTGATCTACGAGGGCAATGATCTCAAGACCCTCAAACCCCGCCTGGCGTCGAGCTGGACGGTCACCCCCACGGCCACCGGGTCCCGCATCACCTTCAAGCTGCGGGACGCCAAGTTCAGCACCGGGCGCCCCGTTACGTCGGCTGATGTCATCTATTCCCTGACGCGTGTCATCGCGCTCAAAACGCCATCCAGCTTTCTGCTGACCGACGTGGCAAACATCACGGCCAAGTCGCTGAGCGCGCCTGATGCCAAGACCGTGGTGATGGACATTCCGAAGACTGCCAACCCCAATATTGTGCTGGCTCTGCTGACCTTCAATGTGGGCGGCGTGATCGACTCCACAGAGGCCAAGGCGCATGAGGTGAAGGGCGACTTCGGCACCGCCTGGCTCAAGGACCATTCGGCGGGCAGTGGGCCATTCATGCTCAACCGCTGGGACCGCAGCGCTCAGGTGGCGCTGGACGTGAATCCCAATGCATTTCGCAAGTCGCCCAGTATCAAGCGCGTGATCCTGCGCTATATGACTGAATCTGCCGTGCAGCAAAGCTCTCTGAACTCTGGCGAGATCGATGTGGCCTGGAACTACACGCCCGACGCCTTCAAGGCCGCGCAGAATGATCCGAAACTCAAGGCACTCAAGACCGACACCTTCATGCTGTCGTATCTGGGTATGAACTCGGCCAAGGGTATGCCCTTCGAGGATGCCCGCGTGCGCGAGGCGGTGCGCTACGCCATCGATCAAGACGGCATGATCGACAGTTTGCTGCAGGGCCTGGGGCGCAAAACGCAGACCATCATTCCGATTGGACTGGCCGGATCAGACCCCAAGATCTACTATCCCAACAACGTCGCCAAGGCGAAAGAGCTGATGAAGGCAGCAGGCAAGGCGGACGGCTTCAGTGTGGATTTCCTGGTCAGCACCGGCTCGTGTTCGGGTGGGGTGCCGTGCCAGGATCTGGCCGCCAAGATTCAGGCTGATCTCGCCAAAATCGGCATCAAGGCCAACATCAAGCAGATGGTCAATTCGGAGCTGTACACCACCTACCGTGCCCAGAAGGCTCCGCTGATCCAGGCAGACTGGAGTCCCGATTACCCCGACGCCGACGGCAATGGTACCCCGCTGAGCGACTATGCCGCCAAATCGCTGGCGTGGCGCAACGGTTGGGACAACGCGGCGGCCGGCAAGCTGGCGCAAACGGCAGCCATCGAAACCAACGCCACCAAGCGCCTGGCGCAGTACAAGCAGCTCACGGCGCTGCTGGCCAAGGATGGCCCCTACGCCATCCTGTATCAGCCCTACAAGCCCGTGGTTCTCCAGGCGGGCATCTCCGGCTTCAACCGCAACGCCAACGGCGACGTGCAGTTTGAGAAGATCAGCAAGAAATAG
- a CDS encoding ABC transporter permease → MLTYILRRLALMVLVLWGVTLGAFLISHALPSDPAAAAMGNNAREEQLADFRERNGLNKPLATQYVIYMGQLLRGDMGTSLRTQNGIVNDLRAFFPATLELTLVAVLFALLIGLPLGVIAALYQGRPPDLLARTFALLGGATPVYWLAILALTLFHERLGWLPGPGRLDVYSLAPPTHTGLVLVDSLLARDPAVFWDALRHLMLPALVLGAYSAALLTRMTRSALLEVLSQDYIRTARSKGLTPARVIAKHAIRNAALPVLTVLGSLFGSLLTGAVLTETIFSWPGIGGYATTSAISLDFPAVMGVTLIAGLAYSVVNLLVDLAYGFFDPRISFS, encoded by the coding sequence ATGCTGACCTACATTCTGCGCCGCCTCGCCCTGATGGTTCTGGTGCTGTGGGGCGTGACGCTGGGCGCGTTCCTGATCTCGCACGCGCTGCCCTCCGATCCGGCGGCGGCGGCGATGGGCAACAACGCCCGCGAAGAACAACTGGCCGACTTCCGCGAGCGCAACGGCCTGAACAAGCCGCTGGCGACGCAGTACGTGATCTACATGGGCCAGTTGCTGCGCGGCGACATGGGCACGTCATTGCGAACCCAGAACGGGATCGTCAATGATCTGCGGGCCTTCTTTCCGGCGACGCTGGAGCTGACGCTGGTGGCCGTGCTGTTCGCGCTGTTGATCGGCCTCCCCCTGGGGGTGATCGCCGCCTTGTACCAGGGGCGGCCACCGGATCTGCTGGCGCGGACCTTCGCGCTGCTGGGCGGAGCGACACCCGTGTACTGGCTGGCCATTCTGGCCCTGACGCTGTTCCATGAACGCCTGGGCTGGCTGCCGGGACCGGGCCGCCTGGACGTCTACAGCCTGGCTCCGCCCACCCACACGGGCCTGGTTCTGGTCGACAGCCTGCTGGCCCGTGATCCGGCCGTGTTCTGGGATGCGCTGCGGCACCTGATGTTGCCTGCGCTGGTGCTGGGGGCGTATTCGGCCGCGCTGCTGACCCGCATGACCCGCAGCGCGCTGCTGGAGGTGCTGTCCCAGGACTACATCCGCACGGCCCGGTCCAAGGGACTGACTCCAGCGCGGGTGATTGCCAAGCATGCAATTCGCAACGCGGCGTTGCCTGTGCTGACCGTATTGGGCAGCCTGTTCGGCAGCCTGCTGACGGGTGCGGTGCTGACTGAAACGATCTTTTCATGGCCGGGGATCGGCGGCTACGCCACCACTTCCGCCATTAGTCTGGACTTTCCGGCGGTGATGGGCGTCACGCTGATCGCGGGACTGGCGTACTCGGTGGTCAACCTGCTTGTGGACCTGGCCTACGGCTTCTTCGACCCCCGGATCAGCTTCTCGTGA
- the nikC gene encoding nickel transporter permease gives MTAALGAAGGTGNAVWRRFRRNGGAMIGLVLLVLLVLLAVLGPLLVGSPSTQDLAARLAPPSAAHLLGTDQLGRDVLTRVLSGARISLGIGVSVMLASLLVGSAAGLLAGLLGGWWDEVIMRVTDIFLAFPGLILAMAISAALGPSLTNVMIAVAVVSWPTYARLIRAQVLALREREFVEAARALGSSQGRVAFRHLLPNSLAPLLVQGSFDVGNAILTAAGLGFIGFGAQPPTPEWGAMVSETRNYIAQAPWASSAPALAILVTVLAFNLLGDGLRDVFDPRKGV, from the coding sequence GTGACGGCTGCCCTTGGCGCAGCGGGCGGCACGGGCAACGCGGTCTGGCGGCGTTTCCGGCGCAACGGGGGGGCCATGATCGGGCTGGTGCTGCTGGTGCTGCTGGTGCTGTTGGCCGTGCTGGGACCGCTGCTGGTGGGCAGTCCCAGCACGCAGGATCTGGCCGCGCGACTGGCCCCGCCGTCTGCGGCACATCTGCTGGGGACCGATCAACTGGGCCGTGACGTGTTGACGCGGGTGCTCAGCGGGGCGCGCATCTCGCTGGGCATCGGCGTGAGCGTCATGCTGGCCTCCCTGCTGGTGGGCTCGGCGGCGGGTCTGTTGGCCGGGCTGCTGGGCGGCTGGTGGGACGAGGTGATCATGCGCGTTACCGATATCTTTCTGGCTTTTCCCGGCCTGATCCTGGCCATGGCAATTTCGGCGGCACTGGGGCCGAGCCTGACCAACGTCATGATCGCCGTGGCAGTGGTGTCGTGGCCCACCTACGCCCGCCTGATCCGCGCCCAGGTGCTGGCGCTGCGTGAGCGCGAGTTTGTGGAGGCGGCCCGCGCGCTGGGCAGTTCGCAGGGCCGCGTGGCCTTCCGGCACCTGCTGCCCAATTCACTGGCCCCACTGCTGGTGCAGGGCAGTTTCGACGTGGGCAACGCCATTCTGACCGCCGCAGGACTGGGGTTCATCGGCTTTGGCGCGCAGCCTCCCACCCCCGAATGGGGCGCGATGGTCTCTGAAACCCGCAATTACATCGCGCAGGCCCCGTGGGCTTCCAGTGCCCCGGCACTTGCCATTCTAGTGACGGTCCTGGCCTTCAACCTGCTGGGCGACGGCCTACGCGACGTCTTTGATCCCCGGAAAGGGGTTTGA